Proteins co-encoded in one Nitrospinota bacterium genomic window:
- a CDS encoding nucleotide exchange factor GrpE: MSDDIKVKVLDKRHWVNPEALEKDTNEQIDLKRHPHLVAKLEEQMAENDKQLKEYIAAYKQKMAENDEFRARLQKDVEKRVDTATASFFRETLPLMDQLDMALSSAEKTRDAATLLTGLKMIQSGFVRTFAEFGLTEVECEGKPFNPAEAEALQVMPVSEREKDNTVIEVVQPGFRMKEMLIRPAKVIVGKYSEF; the protein is encoded by the coding sequence ATGAGCGACGATATAAAAGTAAAAGTTCTGGATAAGCGCCACTGGGTAAACCCCGAGGCGCTGGAAAAAGACACAAACGAACAAATCGATCTTAAACGCCACCCCCACCTCGTCGCCAAGCTGGAAGAGCAGATGGCGGAAAACGACAAACAACTGAAGGAATACATCGCCGCCTACAAACAGAAGATGGCCGAGAACGACGAATTCCGCGCCCGCCTGCAAAAGGACGTCGAGAAGCGCGTCGATACGGCCACCGCCAGCTTCTTCCGCGAAACGCTGCCGCTGATGGATCAGCTTGACATGGCGCTCTCCTCCGCCGAAAAAACGCGCGACGCCGCCACATTGCTAACCGGACTGAAAATGATACAATCCGGCTTCGTGCGCACGTTTGCCGAATTCGGCCTGACCGAGGTGGAATGCGAAGGAAAACCGTTCAATCCCGCCGAGGCCGAAGCATTGCAGGTGATGCCGGTGAGCGAAAGGGAAAAAGACAATACCGTGATCGAAGTGGTGCAGCCCGGCTTCCGGATGAAGGAGATGCTGATACGCCCCGCGAAAGTGATCGTCGGCAAATACAGCGAGTTTTAA